One genomic window of Solanum dulcamara chromosome 12, daSolDulc1.2, whole genome shotgun sequence includes the following:
- the LOC129875836 gene encoding uncharacterized protein LOC129875836 — protein sequence MTFLVGEQVLLNVSPMKGMMRFSKKGKLSPRYISPFEIFDCVGPVAYRVTLPPNLSGIHPVFHMSMQKKYHENRDYIIKWDLVLLDKDLQYEEEPVAILDHDVKKLRTREIKSVKV from the coding sequence ATGACATTTCTAGTAGGTGAGCAAGTTCTTCTAAatgtgtcacccatgaagggaatGATGAGATTTAGtaagaagggcaagctcagtCCTCGCTATATTAGCCCATTCGAGATTTTTGACTGTGTAGGACCAGTGGCTTATAGAGTGACTTTACCACCTAACCTGTCTGGAattcatccagtgtttcatatgTCCATGCAGAAAAAGTATCATGAGAATAGAGATTATATCATCAAGTGGGACTTAGTCTTGCTAGACAAAGATCTTCAGTACGAGGAAGAGCCAGTGGCAATTCTAGATCATGATGTCAAGAAGCTGAGGACTAGAGAAATCAAGTCCGTGAAAGTTTAG